The following coding sequences lie in one Bacillota bacterium genomic window:
- a CDS encoding YIP1 family protein, with protein sequence MKIIKKISLFTIMLLLFVFAFIPLSTQVFASSSTTYTYALDDNEHFVRTQDAYLPGQTVTFLGLDKPADIAINEDNFLVIADSGNKRVLVYNPVANEVVLEITNSQMINPSGVFVVLEESSYVGYGDIYVADPSAGIVFHFDKDGLLLDQFGKPNSIMYESLEFQPEKIAVNKSGIMYVVSKGTSDGIVQLSNTGDFLGFFSSNQVTLSLREQFQQLIYTDEQLDNLGINLTPPVFTSVYIDTNGIVYSSSSGIQVENIKKHNTQGTNMISEMLVVSYQYSDLYVDNQGIIYTADQSGFIDIYTNDGEFIYSFGTINEISIAGFFKTLTGIAVDSNGQIWTVDSGNNYLQSFVPTEYATTIYQAINLYNETKYNEAIELWKTVLSLNQLSILAHNGIAKNYLQIEEYQLASEHFKISGNRALYSETFWEIRNIWLQQYLIGIIGIGLLFGIAYVAVKVTNKKYHYLSPISNAFHKVKDVRIINDVLYMSQVSKKPADAFYYLRKKTKGSYAGALIIFAITFFSYLLFVSGKGFIFQYTDLKDLDLGSIILGFIIIIGLFIICSYLVTSIQDGEGTLGEIFKGVSYSMFPFIIACIATTLFSYVATTNEIFLLNLIFYLGLGWSLLLVFISISEIQNYTFGQTIKSILLTALFVIIILLVLSFVQMTLRQVFSFFQEWIKEAIRNVFN encoded by the coding sequence GTGAAAATTATCAAGAAAATAAGTCTTTTTACCATCATGCTTCTTTTATTTGTTTTTGCATTTATACCATTGTCGACTCAAGTGTTTGCTTCGTCTTCGACAACCTATACCTATGCCTTAGATGACAATGAACATTTTGTAAGAACCCAAGATGCTTATCTTCCTGGACAAACGGTTACTTTTTTGGGGTTAGATAAACCTGCAGATATCGCCATCAATGAAGATAATTTTCTAGTGATTGCAGATTCTGGAAACAAACGAGTTCTTGTATACAATCCAGTTGCCAATGAAGTTGTTTTAGAAATTACCAATTCGCAAATGATCAATCCAAGTGGAGTCTTTGTAGTGTTAGAAGAGTCAAGTTATGTAGGATATGGTGATATATACGTAGCAGATCCTTCTGCAGGAATTGTATTTCATTTTGATAAAGACGGATTACTGTTAGATCAATTTGGAAAGCCTAATTCCATTATGTATGAGTCCCTTGAATTTCAACCAGAAAAAATTGCGGTTAATAAATCAGGGATTATGTATGTTGTATCAAAAGGAACAAGTGATGGAATCGTTCAATTATCAAATACTGGAGACTTTTTAGGTTTCTTTTCCTCAAACCAAGTAACTCTTTCATTAAGAGAACAATTTCAACAACTTATTTATACGGATGAACAATTGGATAACTTAGGGATAAATCTAACACCACCTGTTTTTACAAGTGTGTATATTGATACGAATGGAATTGTCTATTCGAGTTCATCTGGAATTCAAGTTGAAAACATTAAAAAACATAATACGCAAGGAACTAATATGATATCAGAAATGTTGGTGGTATCTTATCAATATTCCGATTTATATGTTGACAATCAAGGCATTATTTATACGGCAGATCAAAGTGGATTTATTGACATTTATACCAATGATGGCGAATTCATTTACTCTTTCGGAACCATAAACGAGATTTCTATTGCTGGGTTCTTTAAAACCTTAACTGGAATTGCTGTTGATTCAAATGGTCAAATTTGGACAGTTGACTCAGGTAACAATTACTTACAATCCTTTGTACCAACAGAATACGCAACAACGATTTATCAAGCAATCAATTTATACAATGAAACAAAGTACAATGAAGCCATTGAACTTTGGAAAACCGTACTTAGTTTAAATCAATTATCTATTTTAGCCCATAATGGAATTGCAAAAAATTATCTTCAAATTGAAGAATATCAATTAGCATCAGAACACTTTAAAATATCTGGCAATAGAGCCCTTTATTCGGAAACGTTTTGGGAGATTCGAAATATTTGGCTTCAACAGTACTTAATTGGAATTATCGGAATAGGATTGTTATTTGGAATTGCATACGTTGCTGTAAAAGTAACCAACAAAAAATATCATTATCTATCTCCGATCAGCAATGCTTTTCATAAAGTAAAAGATGTCAGAATTATTAATGATGTATTATATATGTCTCAGGTTTCAAAAAAACCTGCTGACGCTTTTTATTACTTAAGAAAGAAAACCAAAGGATCCTATGCAGGTGCACTGATCATTTTTGCAATAACGTTTTTTAGCTACTTGCTATTTGTTTCTGGAAAAGGCTTTATATTCCAATACACTGATTTAAAGGATTTAGATTTAGGTTCGATTATCTTAGGATTTATCATTATCATTGGATTATTTATCATTTGTTCGTACCTTGTAACATCGATTCAAGATGGAGAAGGAACTTTAGGAGAAATCTTTAAAGGTGTATCCTATTCGATGTTTCCTTTCATTATTGCTTGTATTGCGACCACTTTGTTTTCTTACGTAGCAACGACAAATGAAATTTTCCTACTAAACCTTATCTTTTATCTTGGATTAGGATGGAGTCTTCTTTTAGTTTTTATCTCGATTTCTGAAATTCAAAATTATACCTTTGGACAAACCATTAAAAGCATTCTTTTAACCGCTTTGTTTGTAATTATTATTTTACTTGTATTGTCCTTTGTACAAATGACACTTCGACAAGTATTCAGTTTCTTTCAAGAATGGATAAAGGAGGCGATTAGAAATGTTTTCAATTAA